One window of Cohnella hashimotonis genomic DNA carries:
- a CDS encoding SGNH/GDSL hydrolase family protein, whose product MAPTLIERLQEKRTDAGARAVLYVALGDSVTQGCMQFGATEYDHVYHAVCKRELERRCDGAIINVINSGASGDTIAASRVRWDRDVFPYKPDLVTILFGHNDAHGGEAGLKGFAAALDELVSRLRAETEAVIVLITPCMMMRHDNANIAAENRQHVPAFLRLAEEKALAQYVACIRGYAARNGLLLVDAYAMWERMEENGADIHARLSNGINHPDAAFHIELGEALAAVLLSGG is encoded by the coding sequence ATGGCGCCAACCTTGATCGAACGACTCCAGGAAAAAAGAACGGATGCCGGCGCCAGAGCGGTGTTGTACGTCGCGTTGGGCGACAGCGTCACGCAAGGATGCATGCAATTCGGCGCTACCGAGTATGACCACGTCTATCATGCGGTCTGCAAGCGGGAGCTCGAACGCCGCTGCGACGGCGCTATTATCAATGTAATCAATTCCGGAGCAAGCGGCGATACGATCGCCGCCTCCCGCGTCCGTTGGGATCGCGACGTTTTCCCGTACAAGCCCGATCTGGTGACGATCTTGTTCGGCCATAACGACGCGCATGGCGGCGAAGCCGGGCTGAAAGGCTTTGCGGCGGCGCTGGATGAGCTCGTAAGCCGATTGCGGGCAGAGACGGAAGCCGTTATCGTCCTGATCACGCCCTGCATGATGATGCGACACGATAACGCGAACATCGCCGCCGAGAACCGACAGCATGTGCCCGCATTTTTACGTCTTGCCGAAGAAAAAGCATTGGCGCAATATGTCGCGTGCATACGCGGCTACGCGGCCAGAAACGGTCTGTTGCTGGTAGACGCTTATGCGATGTGGGAGCGGATGGAGGAGAACGGCGCCGATATTCATGCCCGTTTATCGAACGGTATCAATCACCCCGACGCCGCTTTCCACATCGAGTTGGGAGAGGCTTTGGCAGCTGTCCTGCTGAGTGGCGGATGA
- a CDS encoding AraC family transcriptional regulator produces the protein MKIRKIELVEMNRSSPVQNGSGGIHPYHEILSVLEGKVRLHWMGERFEAAAPALFLIPANTPHLLLPLSESCRFGFVELEVEGEFEFPSISASTDWNQTGVLNEARPECAPIRTANGQLWDSSQIAPPYSAIRSELVEYDINKLLLLIRHYSWVCRGGTRDRPQTAYVRTETRERLQEAMRRMEACYHQPLSIRDLAIAANMENNYFIRAFRSLCGKTPLQYLHELRFSAALCYLSTTAMSVQRIAEASGFQSIHYFSRFFKQRYGVSPAVWRKENKFTA, from the coding sequence GTGAAGATACGCAAAATCGAGTTGGTGGAAATGAACCGCTCGTCTCCTGTACAAAACGGCAGCGGGGGCATTCATCCCTACCACGAGATCTTGTCCGTCTTGGAAGGAAAGGTGCGTTTGCACTGGATGGGCGAGCGGTTCGAGGCAGCCGCGCCGGCACTGTTTCTGATTCCGGCCAACACGCCCCACCTGCTGCTGCCACTGTCGGAATCTTGCCGTTTCGGATTCGTCGAGTTGGAGGTTGAAGGCGAATTCGAATTTCCGAGTATCTCGGCCTCGACGGACTGGAATCAGACCGGGGTTCTGAACGAAGCGCGCCCTGAATGCGCTCCGATCCGGACGGCCAACGGCCAGCTTTGGGATAGCTCGCAGATCGCCCCGCCATATTCCGCTATCCGATCCGAGCTGGTCGAGTACGATATCAACAAGCTGTTGCTGCTGATTCGACACTATTCGTGGGTATGCAGGGGGGGAACCCGAGACCGGCCGCAGACGGCGTATGTACGGACCGAGACGCGAGAGCGGCTGCAAGAGGCGATGCGGAGAATGGAGGCCTGTTACCATCAACCGTTGTCGATACGGGATTTGGCCATTGCGGCGAATATGGAAAACAACTATTTTATCCGTGCCTTCCGCAGCCTCTGCGGCAAGACCCCTTTGCAATATCTGCACGAACTCAGATTTAGCGCCGCTCTTTGTTACTTATCGACGACCGCGATGAGCGTCCAGCGCATTGCCGAAGCTTCGGGTTTCCAAAGCATTCATTATTTCAGCCGTTTTTTTAAGCAGCGATACGGCGTCAGCCCCGCGGTTTGGAGAAAAGAAAACAAATTTACGGCCTAG
- a CDS encoding zinc-dependent alcohol dehydrogenase — MSLQGKAVVFTDRQRVEVREVRLPAPSADDVVIDVEISWISNGTESSFLRGERTAGDTPYAEGNPWPFPIVAGYQKVGTVLQVGSAVSAFKPGDRVFATISKVEGMYEPYGGHVSPAVTAADQVWKLPQDAAPLDYSGLVLAQVGYNCGERPPIREGSRALVIGDGLVGHWAAQTLHHRGSRVTVLGRHEDRMRLLPETIGHLRSGRQDTGAALRRLAEAQGLDILVDTVGDMDAVMANLPLLAHDSHFVSAGFYGNRGLVDIQALRDKEITLHAPAGWNKRRMDAALEGIRQGWLQTGKLVTHRFPVDRAAEAWELIVGRHEPYLGVVLEWRQP, encoded by the coding sequence ATGAGTCTGCAGGGAAAAGCCGTCGTATTCACCGATCGGCAGCGGGTCGAGGTGCGCGAAGTCCGGCTGCCCGCGCCGTCTGCAGACGATGTGGTCATCGATGTCGAGATCTCCTGGATCAGCAACGGAACGGAGTCCTCGTTCTTGCGGGGCGAACGCACGGCGGGAGACACTCCCTATGCGGAAGGCAATCCATGGCCGTTCCCCATCGTAGCCGGATACCAGAAGGTCGGCACTGTCCTGCAAGTCGGCTCGGCCGTATCGGCCTTCAAGCCCGGCGATCGCGTCTTCGCCACGATCAGCAAGGTAGAAGGCATGTACGAGCCTTACGGCGGCCATGTATCCCCGGCCGTTACGGCCGCAGATCAGGTCTGGAAGCTGCCGCAGGATGCAGCCCCCCTTGATTACAGCGGGCTGGTGCTCGCCCAGGTCGGCTATAACTGCGGGGAGCGGCCTCCGATTCGCGAAGGCAGCCGGGCGCTCGTCATCGGCGACGGCCTTGTCGGACATTGGGCGGCGCAGACCCTTCACCATCGCGGGTCGCGGGTGACGGTGCTCGGTCGGCACGAAGACCGCATGCGACTGCTTCCCGAGACGATCGGACATCTACGAAGCGGGCGGCAGGATACGGGAGCCGCGCTGCGCCGACTCGCCGAAGCGCAAGGCCTCGATATCCTCGTAGATACGGTCGGAGATATGGATGCAGTCATGGCCAACCTGCCTTTGCTGGCACACGACAGCCACTTCGTATCCGCCGGATTCTACGGGAACCGCGGTCTGGTGGACATCCAGGCGCTGCGCGACAAGGAAATCACGCTGCATGCGCCCGCTGGCTGGAACAAACGGCGCATGGACGCCGCTCTTGAAGGCATCCGTCAAGGCTGGCTGCAGACCGGCAAGCTGGTCACGCATCGGTTCCCGGTCGATCGGGCTGCGGAAGCGTGGGAATTGATCGTCGGCAGACACGAGCCTTACCTGGGGGTGGTGCTGGAATGGCGCCAACCTTGA
- a CDS encoding S-layer homology domain-containing protein encodes MKRLNAAASRWIRITVVLSLLCSWAAGMNPASADERADPGTYEIAVEGEDAAAHNFTDVLEGSLFSGGKLLRLETSQEAPAGGYEAVYSLHAEEAGAYEAIVASTPPEEVWTSPYSIQVNDGEETPVRNALQVGNVNDTVRKYDIGVFFLKQGDNTVTFRVKDRRSYGDYVLYLDRLSFRKLPAGVRSLETAAPLNVFEAGEPVRLSVNLLGPAGPSASVSVTVTDYWQEAVSAEAYPIDEGDQRVEVDLGILDKGHYTVSAQLSGTDVVKETYLSVVTPYASRQQLSDSPFAVDAAASLLVKPSQTEDFAKALQLSGVKWMRDRLHWASANSAPGVYDFSPFDPVNRAVTSKGIRTLDVYGDAPDWTHGPQDRLPDDLTAAYRFARDSADHFGSGVSAWEIWNEPDGGFTGVNETGDQYAAFMKAMAIGYRDSAAKPAVSVAGMAGVPDDYVQTVADNEVFPYADTYSFHAYPLPYGTYDTEVIPFPDNASKHLQFMDSNAAGNRNAWLTEAGITIPTGSLRELTAAEQQAQARYMATSAVQSLAAGVDKHFWFVMPYYLEQGNQYGMFSQNNAPYAAYQAIANVTDLLGQGLYAGQVQGLPEGAEGHLFDSGEGQVLVVWSERPETVEWASTGAAAQWFDLMGRGRTAEAHEGKIAFEIGPDPIFIRKDERLSVPVASFSRAAKPVYEAPELTPAQRIVLAQNYEDEARSNAKLFGAYALKETGDNTIELEIYNFNETAMEGEIRGVASGGWVLDHEVETVALAPGEKKTVTFSLQAGAQVRPMEKGKVSFRGSFGGDSTTVSAAYVFTGISRIQIDPLPGGGDPQQWDLQRTDAIAASGTGVIEAGSAAGAVRYKYSFGETNQWAYPFLQVSGSAAFSGKSGMAFKVYAEADIPQTDLKLIVNEDNGSRYYTLNGFSIKAGWHTYIVPFRQLVLATFGPPDPNNRLDLDRLTSVQLGINTQLTDVPAFELADVGTYTIATEPGGPEGPVDPGTPGEPGLPTGSGTVPQQTVAIERGTAVVGIATDSRGIAAGKLDAQQLTAAIGDGSAGTVRIEAKPDRQAKEIRLELPVGPMQTAKLANVETFVVDTGFASVSIRPDLLQGQPASGKLEIRISQLDTAKLPESSRRKLGDGAAYEFHLLVNGTALNSFGGQVEVRMPYRLQADQKPGNVVVYLINEVDGLHAVVNGKYQAQTGSVVFIPEHFSSYAAAYADISFADLAQSAWARDSIEALAARGIVQGTGGDRFEPSREVTRAAFVEMLVNAFEWGNADATAVFQDVREEDWHYRSIASAHKLGIVSGKPDGTFGANEPITRLDMAVLLDRAYRLLEIEPGEGATGASEAFKDLGQAPGYAREAIDRMRAAGLLDGGGAGRFAPKQNANRAQAAAVIYRLFSRS; translated from the coding sequence ATGAAGCGATTGAATGCCGCGGCATCGAGATGGATTAGAATTACGGTCGTCCTGTCGCTGCTCTGCTCGTGGGCTGCCGGCATGAACCCGGCCTCGGCGGATGAGCGCGCGGACCCCGGCACATACGAGATTGCCGTCGAGGGAGAAGATGCGGCAGCTCACAACTTCACCGACGTACTCGAGGGGAGCTTGTTCAGCGGCGGCAAGCTGCTGCGGCTGGAGACGTCCCAAGAGGCGCCGGCCGGCGGATACGAGGCTGTTTATTCTCTGCATGCGGAGGAAGCGGGGGCTTATGAAGCGATCGTCGCATCGACGCCGCCCGAGGAAGTATGGACCTCGCCTTACTCGATTCAGGTCAACGACGGGGAAGAAACGCCCGTAAGAAACGCCCTGCAGGTCGGCAACGTGAACGATACCGTGCGCAAATACGATATCGGCGTCTTCTTCCTGAAGCAAGGCGACAATACGGTCACCTTCCGGGTGAAGGACCGCAGAAGCTACGGCGATTATGTTTTATATCTGGACCGGCTGTCGTTCCGCAAGCTTCCGGCAGGCGTTCGGTCCTTGGAGACGGCAGCGCCGCTTAACGTATTCGAAGCGGGGGAGCCCGTTCGACTGTCCGTGAATCTGCTCGGGCCGGCCGGGCCTTCGGCATCCGTAAGCGTGACCGTAACCGACTATTGGCAGGAGGCGGTGTCTGCCGAGGCCTATCCGATCGACGAAGGCGATCAGCGCGTCGAGGTCGATCTGGGGATATTGGACAAGGGACATTACACCGTCTCGGCGCAGCTGTCAGGGACCGACGTCGTCAAGGAAACCTACTTGTCCGTCGTCACGCCTTATGCGTCCCGCCAGCAGCTGTCGGACTCGCCGTTTGCCGTCGATGCCGCGGCCTCGCTGCTGGTCAAGCCGTCGCAGACGGAGGATTTTGCCAAGGCGCTGCAGCTGTCCGGCGTCAAGTGGATGCGCGACCGGCTTCACTGGGCAAGCGCCAACAGCGCTCCCGGCGTATACGACTTTTCCCCCTTTGACCCGGTCAACCGGGCGGTGACGTCCAAAGGCATTCGCACGCTGGACGTATACGGGGATGCGCCGGATTGGACGCACGGGCCGCAGGATCGACTGCCGGACGATCTGACCGCGGCCTATCGATTCGCGCGCGATTCCGCGGATCACTTCGGCAGCGGCGTATCCGCTTGGGAGATATGGAACGAGCCGGACGGCGGGTTCACCGGCGTAAACGAGACGGGCGACCAGTATGCCGCGTTCATGAAAGCGATGGCGATCGGCTACCGGGACAGCGCAGCCAAGCCGGCCGTATCGGTGGCGGGAATGGCGGGCGTGCCCGACGATTATGTGCAGACCGTGGCGGATAACGAGGTTTTTCCTTATGCGGATACGTACAGCTTCCATGCTTACCCTTTGCCATACGGCACGTACGATACCGAGGTCATCCCGTTTCCCGACAATGCGAGCAAGCATCTGCAATTTATGGACAGCAATGCCGCGGGCAACCGGAACGCATGGCTGACGGAAGCGGGGATCACCATTCCGACCGGCTCGCTGCGCGAATTGACGGCTGCCGAGCAGCAGGCGCAAGCGCGGTATATGGCGACCTCCGCCGTACAATCGCTTGCAGCCGGGGTGGACAAGCATTTCTGGTTTGTGATGCCCTACTACTTGGAGCAAGGCAACCAGTACGGCATGTTCAGCCAGAATAACGCGCCTTATGCGGCTTATCAAGCGATTGCAAATGTGACGGATCTGCTGGGCCAAGGCCTCTATGCCGGCCAGGTTCAGGGGCTGCCGGAAGGCGCGGAAGGTCACCTGTTCGACAGCGGCGAAGGCCAGGTGCTGGTCGTCTGGTCGGAGCGGCCGGAGACTGTCGAGTGGGCTTCGACCGGCGCGGCGGCGCAGTGGTTCGATTTGATGGGACGCGGCCGCACGGCGGAAGCGCATGAAGGCAAGATCGCTTTCGAGATCGGACCGGATCCGATTTTTATCCGGAAGGACGAGCGGCTGTCGGTGCCGGTGGCATCGTTCTCACGTGCTGCGAAGCCTGTATACGAAGCGCCTGAATTAACGCCTGCCCAGCGGATCGTGCTGGCGCAGAATTACGAGGACGAAGCCCGTTCCAATGCCAAGCTGTTCGGCGCGTACGCATTGAAGGAGACGGGCGACAACACGATTGAGCTAGAGATCTACAACTTCAACGAGACCGCCATGGAAGGGGAAATCCGCGGAGTGGCGTCGGGCGGCTGGGTGCTGGATCACGAGGTGGAGACGGTCGCGCTCGCGCCGGGCGAGAAGAAGACGGTCACCTTCAGCCTGCAAGCCGGAGCCCAGGTTCGGCCCATGGAGAAAGGTAAAGTTAGCTTCAGGGGCTCGTTCGGTGGCGATTCCACGACCGTTTCCGCAGCCTACGTATTCACCGGCATTTCTCGGATTCAGATCGATCCGCTTCCCGGCGGCGGCGACCCGCAGCAATGGGACCTGCAGAGGACGGATGCGATCGCGGCTTCCGGCACGGGTGTTATTGAAGCGGGCTCCGCAGCCGGTGCGGTTCGCTACAAGTACAGCTTCGGCGAGACCAATCAGTGGGCTTATCCGTTCCTTCAGGTGAGCGGGAGCGCGGCCTTCTCGGGCAAGAGCGGAATGGCCTTCAAAGTATACGCCGAGGCGGACATCCCGCAGACGGATCTGAAGCTGATCGTAAACGAGGACAACGGGAGCCGCTACTATACGCTGAACGGCTTCTCGATCAAGGCGGGCTGGCACACGTATATCGTGCCGTTCAGGCAGCTCGTGCTGGCCACCTTCGGTCCGCCGGATCCGAACAATCGGCTCGATCTGGATCGGCTGACGAGCGTGCAGCTCGGGATCAATACGCAGCTGACGGATGTGCCTGCCTTTGAATTGGCCGACGTGGGGACTTATACGATCGCGACGGAGCCCGGAGGACCGGAGGGGCCGGTCGATCCGGGAACGCCTGGCGAACCCGGCCTCCCGACCGGGTCCGGCACGGTGCCTCAGCAGACTGTCGCGATTGAACGGGGAACAGCCGTCGTCGGTATCGCGACGGATAGCCGGGGAATCGCCGCAGGCAAGCTCGACGCACAGCAATTGACGGCGGCCATCGGCGACGGCAGTGCCGGGACCGTTCGCATTGAAGCGAAGCCGGACCGGCAAGCGAAGGAGATTCGGCTGGAGCTGCCTGTCGGGCCGATGCAGACGGCGAAGCTAGCAAACGTAGAGACTTTTGTTGTCGATACCGGGTTTGCTTCTGTCTCGATTCGGCCGGATCTGCTGCAGGGCCAGCCCGCGTCGGGGAAGCTGGAGATCCGCATCTCACAATTGGACACGGCGAAATTGCCGGAATCCTCCAGACGGAAGTTGGGGGACGGCGCGGCTTACGAGTTTCATTTACTCGTGAACGGGACAGCACTGAATTCGTTCGGAGGCCAAGTGGAGGTTCGCATGCCATACAGGCTTCAAGCGGATCAGAAGCCAGGCAACGTCGTGGTGTATTTGATCAATGAAGTGGACGGCTTGCATGCCGTCGTCAATGGCAAATATCAGGCGCAGACAGGCAGCGTAGTCTTTATCCCGGAGCATTTCAGCAGTTACGCCGCAGCCTACGCCGATATTTCCTTCGCGGATCTGGCGCAGTCGGCATGGGCTCGGGACAGCATCGAGGCATTGGCGGCGAGAGGCATCGTGCAAGGAACGGGAGGCGATCGCTTCGAGCCAAGCCGCGAGGTCACCCGGGCAGCGTTCGTCGAGATGCTCGTGAATGCGTTTGAGTGGGGGAACGCGGATGCGACCGCGGTCTTCCAGGACGTGCGGGAGGAAGACTGGCATTACCGCTCGATCGCCTCCGCGCACAAGCTTGGCATCGTCTCGGGCAAGCCGGACGGCACGTTCGGGGCGAACGAGCCGATCACCCGCCTCGATATGGCGGTTCTGCTGGATCGGGCTTATCGCCTGCTGGAGATCGAGCCCGGCGAGGGGGCAACAGGAGCATCGGAGGCGTTCAAGGACTTGGGACAGGCGCCCGGCTATGCGCGCGAGGCGATAGACCGCATGCGCGCGGCCGGCTTGCTCGACGGGGGCGGCGCGGGACGCTTTGCGCCGAAGCAGAACGCGAATCGCGCACAGGCGGCGGCCGTTATCTACAGATTGTTCAGCCGAAGCTGA
- a CDS encoding zinc-dependent alcohol dehydrogenase, whose product MVTQPKTMKALQITGKESYAIAEVPIPVPQDHEILVQIDIVATCPRWDMNMYGGRDMFDYSRSPQYPLAPGFPGHEAAGVVRAVGKGVTGYQVGDRVAALEHIEGNGAYAEYICYREHEVLKLPDHISFKQAASFELLKCVMIGLSQFGDLRGKSVLVSGLGPAGMLAIQAAAIWGASRVVGIDLNQARIDEVNRLGLGTAMHADQVAPDTFDLGYDCVGASASVQYLLDNVRSHVVIFGVLKGSVQFDERLWLRGTKLEAYRYRSFGERDRELLLDAVGNKGLNCSCLLTHHIPFTRYEDAVKLLQTQQAVKVYFHPGSDLGQEDEA is encoded by the coding sequence ATGGTCACACAGCCGAAAACGATGAAGGCATTGCAAATCACAGGCAAGGAAAGCTACGCCATCGCGGAAGTTCCGATTCCCGTTCCACAGGACCATGAGATATTGGTTCAGATCGACATCGTCGCGACATGTCCCCGCTGGGATATGAACATGTACGGCGGCAGAGACATGTTCGACTACAGTCGTTCGCCGCAATATCCCCTCGCTCCCGGATTTCCCGGGCACGAAGCCGCAGGTGTCGTACGCGCGGTAGGAAAAGGGGTTACCGGCTATCAGGTCGGCGACAGGGTCGCCGCCCTCGAGCATATCGAAGGCAATGGCGCTTATGCGGAATATATCTGCTATCGGGAGCACGAGGTGCTCAAACTGCCGGATCATATCTCGTTCAAGCAAGCGGCTTCCTTCGAACTGTTGAAGTGCGTCATGATCGGTTTGTCCCAATTCGGCGATCTGCGCGGTAAATCGGTGCTGGTCTCGGGCCTCGGGCCTGCAGGCATGCTGGCGATCCAGGCAGCCGCCATCTGGGGCGCCTCCCGCGTCGTCGGCATCGACCTCAATCAGGCCCGTATCGACGAGGTGAACAGGCTCGGGCTCGGCACTGCCATGCATGCGGACCAAGTCGCTCCCGATACGTTCGATTTGGGCTACGATTGCGTAGGCGCGTCGGCTTCGGTGCAGTATTTGCTGGATAACGTGCGTTCTCACGTCGTCATTTTCGGCGTTCTGAAGGGCTCGGTGCAGTTCGACGAGCGGCTGTGGCTTCGCGGAACAAAGCTGGAGGCGTACCGCTACCGGAGCTTTGGCGAACGCGACCGCGAATTGCTGCTGGACGCCGTCGGCAACAAAGGCCTGAACTGCAGCTGCCTCTTGACGCATCACATTCCCTTTACGCGTTATGAAGATGCCGTCAAGCTGTTGCAGACCCAGCAAGCCGTCAAAGTCTACTTCCATCCCGGCTCCGATCTGGGACAGGAGGACGAAGCATGA
- a CDS encoding right-handed parallel beta-helix repeat-containing protein — translation MLRAGLQVNGMATRIMLAALLLLSGLSLPMSPVLASSMTYYVDPAGDDAGSGTTPATAWRTLGKINGTTFGPGDRILFKSGGVWTGQLWPKGSGAAGNPVVIDRYGSGAAPVIAGDRSTDASLSAAVKLENQSYWTVQNLKITFPAAGNDNWKRSGVYVHASQNGTYGGIHLLNLEVADVKSISCWECTDGNGQTVGAFNNAAIYVMTEEDPNNFHQSPSPVTNARFDDLLIQNNTIRDSTGIGILMMNRFGPITANPEANFHYSTNVRVAGNTIRNIGRDAIVIGGADAPVIERNSAYDLGHISRNGVSDQRLIAGMFAFVSRNPLFQYNEVARIADMGPGQDGEAWDNDWGNTGTVTYQYNYSHDNAGGIILQQENTRSDWLVFRYNISVNDGAGTDLGARFLIDKPGVQAYNNTIYTTGRIQAYCQLGDPSVVCGSALKQNVYFWNNLFVGSQGNFDSGYSYDYNLFHGFTGPADAHKLNADPQFQAPVPGMDGMDAASGFRLAAGSPALASGTPVSYNGGQDYWGNPVSATAQPNRGAYNGAAVAGVVSSVVNDSGLSYTGSSWAVSSNRQVGDYLDDVHYATQNGDSVSYAFTGDGIDLIGEMNVDQGLVDVYIDNVWVQTIDTYAAARQAQQHVFVKRGLSPGTHTLKAVKKSGTYMTIDAVAVPKYVNDTDATMAAEYIGAWGYSNARGVGDYGDDVHYASQNGDSFDYAFYGSGIELLSERSGDQGLADVYVDGVFVQRIDAYTSGPRQAMQSVFSQSGLTIGYHRLKVVKASGTYMIVDGTIVH, via the coding sequence ATGTTGCGTGCGGGATTGCAGGTTAACGGTATGGCAACACGGATCATGCTTGCTGCGTTATTGCTCCTGTCGGGCTTGTCGCTTCCGATGTCTCCGGTTCTCGCGAGCAGTATGACCTATTATGTCGATCCGGCCGGAGACGATGCGGGCAGCGGGACGACCCCGGCGACTGCTTGGCGGACGCTGGGGAAAATCAACGGTACGACATTCGGACCGGGCGACCGCATTCTGTTCAAGTCCGGCGGCGTATGGACAGGACAGCTATGGCCGAAGGGCTCGGGCGCTGCCGGCAATCCCGTTGTTATCGATCGTTACGGGAGCGGCGCCGCTCCCGTAATTGCCGGGGACCGATCGACGGATGCTAGTCTATCGGCGGCCGTCAAGCTGGAGAACCAAAGCTATTGGACGGTGCAAAACTTAAAAATTACGTTTCCGGCTGCCGGAAACGATAATTGGAAGCGCAGCGGCGTCTACGTTCATGCCAGCCAGAACGGGACGTACGGCGGCATTCATTTGCTTAACCTTGAAGTCGCCGACGTCAAATCCATTTCCTGCTGGGAATGCACGGATGGCAACGGCCAGACGGTCGGCGCATTTAATAATGCGGCGATCTACGTGATGACCGAGGAGGACCCGAACAACTTCCATCAGTCCCCATCTCCGGTGACGAACGCCAGATTCGACGACCTGCTCATTCAGAATAATACCATCCGCGATTCTACGGGGATCGGGATTCTGATGATGAACCGGTTCGGCCCGATAACGGCCAATCCGGAAGCGAACTTCCACTACAGCACGAATGTGCGCGTGGCCGGCAATACGATCCGGAACATCGGCAGGGACGCGATCGTGATCGGCGGCGCGGACGCCCCCGTGATCGAACGCAATAGCGCGTACGATCTGGGGCATATCAGCCGCAACGGCGTCAGCGACCAGCGGCTGATCGCCGGCATGTTCGCTTTCGTGAGCCGCAATCCGCTTTTTCAATACAACGAGGTAGCGCGGATCGCGGATATGGGGCCGGGCCAGGATGGAGAGGCCTGGGACAATGACTGGGGCAATACGGGGACGGTAACCTATCAATACAATTACAGCCATGACAATGCCGGCGGCATCATTTTGCAGCAAGAAAATACGCGGTCCGACTGGCTTGTCTTTCGCTACAATATCAGCGTAAACGATGGGGCCGGGACCGATCTCGGCGCCAGATTCCTGATCGACAAGCCGGGCGTGCAGGCCTACAACAATACGATTTATACGACGGGCCGCATTCAGGCGTACTGCCAGCTCGGGGACCCGAGCGTCGTATGCGGAAGCGCGCTGAAGCAAAACGTGTACTTCTGGAACAACCTTTTTGTCGGCAGCCAGGGCAATTTTGACAGCGGTTACAGCTACGATTACAACTTGTTCCACGGCTTCACCGGCCCGGCCGACGCTCACAAGCTGAATGCCGATCCTCAATTCCAGGCGCCTGTGCCGGGGATGGACGGCATGGATGCGGCATCGGGCTTCAGGCTTGCCGCAGGGTCGCCGGCGCTGGCGAGCGGAACGCCGGTCTCTTACAACGGCGGACAAGATTACTGGGGGAATCCGGTATCTGCGACTGCGCAGCCGAACAGAGGCGCGTATAACGGAGCGGCTGTAGCGGGCGTCGTCTCCTCCGTCGTCAACGATTCCGGGCTCTCCTACACGGGCTCGTCCTGGGCGGTCTCAAGCAATCGCCAGGTCGGCGATTATCTGGACGATGTCCACTATGCCACGCAGAACGGCGACAGCGTCAGCTACGCCTTTACGGGAGACGGGATCGATCTGATCGGCGAGATGAACGTCGATCAAGGTCTTGTGGACGTGTACATCGACAACGTATGGGTCCAGACGATCGATACGTACGCTGCCGCAAGGCAGGCTCAGCAGCATGTATTCGTCAAGAGAGGCCTGTCTCCGGGAACGCATACGCTGAAGGCCGTCAAGAAAAGCGGCACCTATATGACGATTGACGCTGTCGCGGTGCCGAAGTATGTCAACGATACGGATGCGACGATGGCGGCGGAATATATCGGCGCCTGGGGATATTCGAATGCGCGAGGCGTCGGGGATTACGGCGACGATGTCCACTATGCGTCCCAGAACGGAGACAGCTTCGATTACGCGTTCTACGGCAGCGGGATTGAACTGCTGTCCGAGCGATCCGGCGATCAAGGTCTGGCCGACGTCTATGTGGACGGCGTGTTCGTTCAACGGATCGACGCCTATACATCCGGTCCGCGACAGGCGATGCAGAGCGTGTTCAGTCAAAGCGGACTTACGATCGGCTACCACCGACTGAAGGTCGTGAAGGCAAGCGGCACCTATATGATCGTGGACGGTACGATCGTCCATTAA